One region of Pagrus major chromosome 7, Pma_NU_1.0 genomic DNA includes:
- the perm1a gene encoding uncharacterized protein perm1a isoform X2, with protein sequence MTSHQRDQAKDELVPVFSYSRSANRNLQYPEAYDHFFASSSSDDSSVESDEEDICGPVKVVNRLSRTSSASKICTDAYDNFFTDGDLNQNFFWRNTFSFRNIGLAGSTGQTQTLSNSLVPVRPSGRSLQRTGHVVNALGNQDVGFPDPLLYHLEDRISRQLAQQPFRYEDLQTAVSNPRLDASFLPLKQSDMCLVCIAFASWVLKTANPQVGDAWKAVLLANVSALSAIRYLRKYVKIEAAASERKLYLTAPSDS encoded by the exons ATCAGGCCAAAGACGAGCTGGTTCCCGTCTTTTCGTACTCCCGCTCAGCTAATAGAAATCTACAGTACCCTGAAGCTTATGATCACTTCTTTGCATCATCGTCTTCAGACGATTCTTCTGTGGAGTCTGATGAAGAAGATATCTGCGGTCCTGTGAAGGTGGTAAACAGGCTCAGCCGTACGTCAAGCGCATCAAAGATTTGTACAGACGCATATGACAATTTCTTCACAGATGGCGACCTCAATCAGAATTTCTTTTGGAGAAACACATTCTCCTTCAGGAATATTGGTTTAGCTGGATCTACAGGTCAGACGCAGACTCTCTCAAACTCTCTTGTACCTGTGAGGCCAAGTGGCAGATCCCTCCAAAGAACAGGTCATGTTGTAAATGCTCTGGGAAATCAGGATGTGGGATTTCCTGATCCACTTCTCTACCACCTGGAGGACAGGATCTCCAGACAACTAGCGCAGCAGCCTTTCAGATATGAGGACTTGCAGACAGCTGTTTCAAATCCAA GGTTGGATGCCTCTTTCCTGCCTCTCAAACAGTCAGATATGTGTCTGGTTTGTATTGCATTCGCTTCGTGGGTGTTGAAGACTGCAAACCCACAAGTTGGAGATGCCTGGAAGGCTG TTCTGCTGGCGAATGTGAGTGCTCTGTCAGCCATCCGATACCTGCGTAAATACGTCAAGATCGAGGCAGCAGCCAGTGAGAGGAAATTATATCTCACCGCCCCATCTGATTCTTGA
- the perm1a gene encoding uncharacterized protein perm1a isoform X1 encodes MTSHQRADQAKDELVPVFSYSRSANRNLQYPEAYDHFFASSSSDDSSVESDEEDICGPVKVVNRLSRTSSASKICTDAYDNFFTDGDLNQNFFWRNTFSFRNIGLAGSTGQTQTLSNSLVPVRPSGRSLQRTGHVVNALGNQDVGFPDPLLYHLEDRISRQLAQQPFRYEDLQTAVSNPRLDASFLPLKQSDMCLVCIAFASWVLKTANPQVGDAWKAVLLANVSALSAIRYLRKYVKIEAAASERKLYLTAPSDS; translated from the exons CAGATCAGGCCAAAGACGAGCTGGTTCCCGTCTTTTCGTACTCCCGCTCAGCTAATAGAAATCTACAGTACCCTGAAGCTTATGATCACTTCTTTGCATCATCGTCTTCAGACGATTCTTCTGTGGAGTCTGATGAAGAAGATATCTGCGGTCCTGTGAAGGTGGTAAACAGGCTCAGCCGTACGTCAAGCGCATCAAAGATTTGTACAGACGCATATGACAATTTCTTCACAGATGGCGACCTCAATCAGAATTTCTTTTGGAGAAACACATTCTCCTTCAGGAATATTGGTTTAGCTGGATCTACAGGTCAGACGCAGACTCTCTCAAACTCTCTTGTACCTGTGAGGCCAAGTGGCAGATCCCTCCAAAGAACAGGTCATGTTGTAAATGCTCTGGGAAATCAGGATGTGGGATTTCCTGATCCACTTCTCTACCACCTGGAGGACAGGATCTCCAGACAACTAGCGCAGCAGCCTTTCAGATATGAGGACTTGCAGACAGCTGTTTCAAATCCAA GGTTGGATGCCTCTTTCCTGCCTCTCAAACAGTCAGATATGTGTCTGGTTTGTATTGCATTCGCTTCGTGGGTGTTGAAGACTGCAAACCCACAAGTTGGAGATGCCTGGAAGGCTG TTCTGCTGGCGAATGTGAGTGCTCTGTCAGCCATCCGATACCTGCGTAAATACGTCAAGATCGAGGCAGCAGCCAGTGAGAGGAAATTATATCTCACCGCCCCATCTGATTCTTGA